The Dehalogenimonas sp. THU2 DNA segment TCATCGTCGATATCGGCCGCGGGGCTTTCGCCTGCGGCCAGACTTATGTCGCCTTGAGTCGCTGCACGGCGCTGGAGGGACTGATACTCAAGAAGCCGATACTCAAGCGCCACGTTATGACCGACTACCGCATCATGGATTTCATGACCCGGTACCGCTACGGTGAGGCGGCCGCCGCCTGCCCTGTAGACGATAGAAGGGCGATGATCGAAGACGCCATCGAAAGCGGCACCGCGCTCAGGATAACCTACCTCAAACCATCCGACGAGAGATCCGTCCGCACCATCATCCCCCGCGAGGTTGGGGAGATGGGGTACGGCGGCAAGTCATATTTGGGGGTCCGGGCGTTCTGTTTGACGCGAAAGGAAGACCGGGTTTTCCGGGTGGACCGGATATTGGAGATGGAGGGGGTGGGGTTGCCGGGTGGGGAGTGATGACACTCGCCCAGTGAGACGAAAGTCGAGCTCGCGGCATTCGATGTGATGGGGGCATCGCAAATCTCTCTTAATCTCTCTTTACGAAAGAGAGAGACGCGAATTGGGTCGAAGGCTGAATGAAGCTATGCGATTATTGACACCTTGTCCCGGTCCGGTTAACATAGGGAACACATGTTAGCCCGCGTCATGACCTGCGCCTTACTCGGCCTCGAAGGCACCATCGTCGAGGTTGAAGTGGATATTGCTCCCGGTTTGCCCAGCTTTACCGTGGTGGGACTGCCCGACGCGGCCATCCAGGAAGCGCGTGAACGGGTGCGGGCCGCGGTTCGTAATTCCGGGTTCTTTTTTCCCATGAAACGGGTGGTAGCCAGCCTGGCGCCGGCGGATTTCAAGAAGACCGGCCCAGCTTATGACCTGCCCATCGCCCTGGGTATCCTCTTAAGTTCCAATCAGCTTACCGCCGACGTTTCCGGTATCGCGTTCCTGGGCGAACTATCGCTCGAAGGCAAGCTGCGCCATACCGGTGGGATCCTGCCTATGGTGGCGCTGGCTTACCAGCATGGCTACCGCCGGGTCACCGTACCCGCCGAGGACGCCGCCGAAGCCTCCATGGTGGAAGGCGTGGAAGTCATCCCCATCAAGACCCTGGCCGAACTGGCGGCTTACCTCTCCGGCGAGATTGCACTGCCGCTGCCGCCCGAGCGCCCCGCCCCGCCCGAGCTTCCACCCGACTACGGCATCGATATGTCTCATATCAAAGGCCAGGAGCACGTCAAGCGGGCGCTTGAAGTGGCTGCCGCCGGTACCCACAACGTGGTCATGTCTGGCCCGCCCGGCTCCGGCAAGACTATGCTGGCGCGGGCTTTAACCACCATCCTGCCGCCCCTGTCCAACGAGGAGGCGCTGGAGGTGACCAAGATCTATTCCGTCTCCGGCTGCCTGCCGCCGGGGATACCCATGATGAAGGAGCGGCCGTTCCGCTCACCGCATTACACTACTTCCGCGGCGGGGCTGGTGGGCGGGGGGCACTGGCCGCGGCCGGGTGAGATCACCCTGTCGCACCGCGGCGTGCTTTTCCTGGACGAGCTGCCGGAGTTCGGCCACAATATGCTGGAGGTGCTCCGGCAGCCGCTGGAGGACCGGGTGGTCACCATCAGCCGCTCCCAGGGATCGGTGACCTTTCCGGCCAATTTCATGCTGGTGGGCGCCATGAATCCCTGCCCGTGCGGTTATTACGGCGACCCGCTTAAAGAATGCCGCTGCGCCCCGGCCCAGATCACCCGCTATCAGAACCGCCTGTCCGGGCCGTTCCTGGACCGGGTGGATATCTTCATCGAGGTGCCGAGGGTGGATTATGACAAGCTGTCCGGCAATCACCAGGGGGAAGCGTCGGCGGCCATTTCGGAACGCGTCAGCAAAGCCAGGAAGCGGCAATCGGAGCGTTTTACCGGCTCCCGGCTGGTGGCCAACAACGATATGACGGCGGCGGATATCAAGCGGCACTGCGCCCTGGATACCCCGGCGGAGAGCCTGCTGAAGACCGCCATGCGGCAGTTATCTCTATCCGCCCGCGCTTTTCACCGGACGCTGAAGCTGGCGCGCACCATCTCCGACCTGGATGGCAGCGACCTGATCAAAGCCCACCACATGGCCGAGGCGTTGCAATACCGGCCGCGCCTGACTGTTTAACTAATCAGCCGAATGAGCTAAGATAAGACGATGGCGACAGATAGCGGAAAAAATCCGATCACTGATGAACCGGATAAAGATGAGTCCCAGCCCTGGCTGGTGCGGAACGTCCGTCGCAATTTTCTAACCGGCCTCCTGGTGACGGTCCCGGCGGCGCTGGTGGTCATCGCCCTGTTGTGGTTCTTTACTACCATCGACAGCGTCCTGCAACCCTTTATCCAGTTCTTTTTTGGAGAACCGATCACCGGATTGGGTTTCGCCATCACCCTCGTTCTTATCTACCTGGCCGGGATACTGGCCTCCAACATCGTCGGCAAGAGACT contains these protein-coding regions:
- a CDS encoding YifB family Mg chelatase-like AAA ATPase, with protein sequence MLARVMTCALLGLEGTIVEVEVDIAPGLPSFTVVGLPDAAIQEARERVRAAVRNSGFFFPMKRVVASLAPADFKKTGPAYDLPIALGILLSSNQLTADVSGIAFLGELSLEGKLRHTGGILPMVALAYQHGYRRVTVPAEDAAEASMVEGVEVIPIKTLAELAAYLSGEIALPLPPERPAPPELPPDYGIDMSHIKGQEHVKRALEVAAAGTHNVVMSGPPGSGKTMLARALTTILPPLSNEEALEVTKIYSVSGCLPPGIPMMKERPFRSPHYTTSAAGLVGGGHWPRPGEITLSHRGVLFLDELPEFGHNMLEVLRQPLEDRVVTISRSQGSVTFPANFMLVGAMNPCPCGYYGDPLKECRCAPAQITRYQNRLSGPFLDRVDIFIEVPRVDYDKLSGNHQGEASAAISERVSKARKRQSERFTGSRLVANNDMTAADIKRHCALDTPAESLLKTAMRQLSLSARAFHRTLKLARTISDLDGSDLIKAHHMAEALQYRPRLTV